A single window of Nasonia vitripennis strain AsymCx chromosome 4, Nvit_psr_1.1, whole genome shotgun sequence DNA harbors:
- the LOC100121244 gene encoding glutathione hydrolase 1 proenzyme isoform X2 has protein sequence MLQSLHFYAMVLSLYNRCYFKRMGIGGGFLMTIWDAKEKKAHFLNAREYAPAAAHETIFTIANEDESVNGGKAIAVPGEIAGYWEAHQKFGKLKWAELFDDAIKICEKGSYVSGYSANNVQKVKKDLENSAQNFTKPLKDILTKPNNNNEFVDIGDRIIRQKLAETLRMIRDGGKDVFYNGKIADDLVSDIKQAGGIIEKKDFQDYTVEWKTPVSTTIKGKTLYSASTPGSGAVLAFILNVLEDSISTATNKSVMYQRITETLKWGYAEKNYIGDFIERDEYNNRTSKEECKVEPCHVKDLKNKGYYFVKRNNEIWDKDCLVSVTLKKLLSKEYANEIRTKIEDSKTYNDYKHYGVDSAGSIDEGTSHTSVYAEDGSAVSVTSTVNHGYGSKVLSKKTGIILNNEMNDYNYPGIDSFFGKPSEFNFVRKGSKLRPLSSMLPTIILNEDQTARLVIGSAGGPKIISGVVEVIINNLILGDDIRTSVDKQRINPNFWSMSLQIEPSFDPEVKTYLESIGHKTTIWLNMLNTVAAISVNKDSVTASGDFRRQAGTCGF, from the exons ATGCTGCAATCGCTACACTTCTATGCGATGGTGTTGTCTCTCTACAATC gATGCTATTTTAAAAGGATGGGAATCGGCGGTGGCTTCTTGATGACAATCTGGGACGCTAAGGAGAAGAAGGCGCATTTTTTGAATGCTCGCGAATATGCCCCTGCAGCTGCACACGAAACAATATTTACTATAGCTAACGAGGATGAGTCAGTTAACG GTGGTAAAGCGATAGCTGTTCCTGGAGAAATAGCTGGTTATTGGGAAGCCCATCAAAAATTCGGTAAATTGAAGTGGGCTGAACTTTTCGACGATGCTATTAAGATTTGCGAAAAAGGATCATACGTATCGGGTTATAGTGCTAATAACGTTCAGAAAGTCAAGAAGGATTTAGAAAACTCTGCACAGAACTTCACCAAACCTTTAAAAGATATTCTGACGAAaccgaataataataatgaattcGTGGATATCGGAGATAGAATTATTAGGCAAAAACTGGCCGAGACGCTAAGAATGATCAGAGATGGTGGCAAAGATGTGTTTTACAATGGAAAAATCGCCGATGATCTGGTCTCAGACATCAAACAAGCTGGTGGAATCATAGAGAAAAAAGATTTTCAAGATTATAC CGTTGAGTGGAAAACTCCAGTCAGTACAACCATTAAAGGGAAAACGCTGTACTCAGCTTCTACTCCTGGATCTGGAGCCGTGCTAGCTTTCATACTTAACGTTCTTGAAGATTCGATTTCTACTGCAACAAATAAAAGTGTCATGTACCAACGAATCACCGAAACGTTAAAATGGGGTTAtgctgaaaaaaattacatcgGAGATTTCATTGAAAGAGACGAATATAACAATAGAACGAGTAAAGAAGAATGTAAAGTAGAACCATGCCATGTAAAagacttaaaaaataaaggctATTACTTTGTAAAACGAAACAATGAGATTTGGGACAAAGACTGTTTAGTGT CGGTCACCTTGAAGAAATTACTTAGTAAGGAATATGCTAATGAAATAAGGACTAAAATTGAAGATAGCAAAACATATAATGATTATAAACATTACGGTGTTGATAGCGCGGGAAGTATAGATGAGGGAACTTCTCATACTTCTGTATATGCTGAAGATGGATCTGCAGTTTCCGTTACATCTACTGTTAACCATGG ATATGGCTCGAAGGTTCTATCCAAAAAAACAGGCATCATTCTAAACAACGAAATGAACGACTATAATTACCCTGGTATTGACAGCTTTTTTGGTAAACCGTCTGAATTCAATTTTGTGAGAAAAGGTTCTAAGCTGCGGCCATTAAGCTCAATGTTGCCGACTATAATT CTGAATGAGGATCAAACAGCAAGGCTTGTCATTGGATCAGCCGGAGGGCCAAAAATTATATCTGGTGTAGTTGAAGTAATCATCAACAACTTAATATTAGGTGATGACATCAGAACTTCTGTCGATAAACAAAGAATAAATCCTAAC TTTTGGTCCATGTCACTACAAATAGAGCCAAGTTTTGATCCAGAAGTCAAGACATATCTAGAAAGCATC